In Erigeron canadensis isolate Cc75 chromosome 8, C_canadensis_v1, whole genome shotgun sequence, the DNA window TCCCAAATGGGGAAGGCTGATTTGAGATTAGTTCCACATATTCAGAAAGACGTTGcacaaaatttacaaaaaaaaatcaagtattAAAGAAAGAGCAGTTAATGTAATCATCCTAATTATGAATACGAATATCTAAATGTATGTAACAAATCTTTCTAGGGCGTTAATTCAGTTAGAGTCCATTCTCAAAAAATTTGCATTTCTCAGTACTTGGCGGCACCAATAGGTAAAAGATGGGATAAAGACCAACAAAACATGTGCCAGTTTGATTGTTattgaaaaattttcagatGTTCGcgataactatataaataagttgCACTTCTAAAAACAGAGACCGATAATCCCATTTTCTGTATAGACCATCcttatcttaataatttttaattttttacaagCATCGAGTTGAATCGATTATGAACtgaaaatcatcaatgtgacaaaaaaaaatgcgGGGGACAGTCAAATAGTTATCACAAATTGACAATGTACTtagataaaacatataaatagaaGCATGAAGTGGTCAAAAAGATAATGCCTTTTATGACGAAAAGGACCTCACCTTGTTACATTGTTTAAGTTAAATCTTTTTATCATACTTTGGTTATTAGCTTATTTGTTCAGATCTAAAATCTTTGTGTAAGATGAACATGATAAACATAAAGGACTAGTATGTATATACCTCAGCAATTTCAAAGTTAATCTTAAGATATTTGACACTTTGGAGCTGTTGAAACAGATTAATAATTTCACGAGCATCTGATGTATGTGCTGGAGAGACACAGATCCACCTTCTCTAACGAGTGGAAACCGTCTGTTGAAAGGCACAAAAGATCATACCCGCTAAAGCGCAAGGAGGCAAGTTCGGGTGCAGAAACCAGATATTGAAGCTTCCAATAGCCACCTATATTGAGATTCTTGAGTTGAAGAGCAACCACTATAAAGAAATTCTTATTCCCATGCACACTATAAATTGTTAGATCGGCTAGCAGAGGATGCCAAATGCATAAACCACTCGATCCTATAAATTTGCAACCTCTTAAGGTGAGATTCTTCAAGTTCAAATACTTAGAGAAAAGACCAGAGTGCTTATCAGTACTGTCATCACATAAAGTGAGATCACCGAGACACAATGATGTTAAGGCCGGGAGCTCCCAAGTTGACGTAGTTGTAAGGTCGTATGAAAATAGAAAATTCTCACTCTCACCCCACCGGACAATAAAATCCCTTTTTAGGCTAAGATGTTTGAGAGACTGGGATCCAAATAGAGAAAGAGGGAGTTCAACACTATGGTCCTCAAGCAAGCATGTAACATCAAGTCTTTGGATGTTATGAGAAAACGCATAGTCCATGATTTGTTTAACAAAGTCCTGGCTAACATCTCCAACGAAACGAAGCTTGATTGAGTACACTTGGGCCTGATTATCGCGGAGAGACAGAACATTGGCAACAAAAGCGGAAAACTTGGTTAATGTAGAAAAATCCTCACTTGAGAAATCGAGAAAGGGCATTGCTGTCCACATATATCTCCATTTAGAAGCCAAGGTACTAGGTTTAATAGCTCGTTTAATGCCATTGTAAGACAGAATTTTGTAAATAAGATCCTCTGGCAAGCTGCTTAGCCTATCGTCGCCTTCTAAATTCATTCCCCTGTCCACTGGCAGATTCGGCATGTTATAAGTCAAGTTTCTGAACCTAACTAAATTAAACTAGcttatttataacaaaataagGACTTATAAGCAAAcccaaaaaagagaaaattacctCAATAGTCAAATATAAAGAAGTATATCTAGATATAGACAACTACAAATTTATTTACCCATATAGTTGACCATTTCTTACTATCTACTTTCTTCAGTAAGagatgaaaatatccaatagcATGATGCCATGTATCACACATCCATCCCACATCTTCATTTTGAATCGTTAAAAAACTAATTGGATTGAATTCATAAGTGCAAAATATCAAATAGTATGCATCAGAACTTGtatattataaagttataattacaatatcatttgtcaATTAGTATAAGGTAACCAACTAGATTCACTATCTGTCAACTATATGCTTTAGAAATGACCATGTATATTATCCCAAAAAAAGTGTTGATTTTGCTTCATTTATACTATATACATAAGTCATAAGTGACGTTTTGCATTAATCTTGTGAgctaaacaaaatcaaaatacgTCAATACTATAATTACTTATTTATCCACCCATATATGACTGAACTCTTCATCAAGATGTTTAGAATAGTAGTGATTAGGAGTAggatattttgttttgttttggacACATGTCAAGATGTTATTTGATACTTTCATTTCTTACTTAAGGTGGTAAGTACTAAGGCCTCTCCCAACAATTACCCTTTCCTAACCTCTTCTACACTGccacatcagtttttctctTTTCCGACACACCTTTTCCACACCCACTCCCAATAACATTTCTTCCTCAACTTATCTCTCCAAAAAacaccccccaaaaaaaaaccttttttaaacCACCTCAACCCCACTTTCTCGCTTTGTAGCTCATCGATGGGACGACATGGCCTGACAACCTACGTGCCAATAGCATCATCTCGTCGATG includes these proteins:
- the LOC122609923 gene encoding F-box/FBD/LRR-repeat protein At5g53840-like isoform X1 translates to MMDRGMNLEGDDRLSSLPEDLIYKILSYNGIKRAIKPSTLASKWRYMWTAMPFLDFSSEDFSTLTKFSAFVANVLSLRDNQAQVYSIKLRFVGDVSQDFVKQIMDYAFSHNIQRLDVTCLLEDHSVELPLSLFGSQSLKHLSLKRDFIVRWGESENFLFSYDLTTTSTWELPALTSLCLGDLTLCDDSTDKHSGLFSKYLNLKNLTLRGCKFIGSSGLCIWHPLLADLTIYSVHGNKNFFIVVALQLKNLNIGGYWKLQYLVSAPELASLRFSGGARTKDRRDVCRSEKLPLR